A region of the Myxococcales bacterium genome:
GGGTGCATCGGGGTCTCCTTGGGGGACCGATTCCGGCGCTACAAGTAGCCTTCAATACGCACCTGTGCACACAAATACGCGCCCAATTTCCATAAATTGTCCGACGAGGATTTCGAGATGAATCGAGCAGAAATATTCCCTAGGGAATATTCAGTTCAACTCTTGGATTGCCTTGTGCACGATCTCGAACAAGGGCTCGACGTCATCGGTTTCGAGACATGAAAATGCGACTCGAAGATCGTGCTTTCCGGTCGCAATCAGCCCCACCCCGTGTTCGTCCAGCAAGTGAAGGCGCAGTCGTTCGGCCTCGACACCCTTCACCTCGATCAGCATGAAGTAGCCGCTGTTAAAGGGATAAACCCTCCAGCTCTCGCTGTAGCGTGGCGCCCGCGCCACCTCGTACACCCGACTCGCACGGGCACACAGCACGTCCAACTTCAGCTGGCGCTCGGCGGCGATGTCACTCGACCCGAGCGCATTTTGAACCAGCGTTTGAGAAAGCTGGGAGGCATTCGACACGCCGGCCCGGATCATGCCCCGCACCTTGGCTTCCAAAACCGCGCAGGCCTCCGCTGCACCACTGCTGCGGCCAGGTCCAAAGGTGATGAAGCCGCAGCGCAGTCCCCAGACGAACAGTTCCTTGGTGGCTCCGTCGAGCTTCACCGCCAGGATGTTGGGGTGACAATTGGTGAGCAGACCAAACAAGGATTCGGTCATCGACTCCCCACCCAGGTGATAGAAGAGTCCGAAATAGGCGTCGTCCGCGAGGACCACGAGCTTGGTTCCGCGCTCCGCCTGACCCACCAGCGCGTTGACGATCCCCTCCCCCTCCGCGCAGGTCGGCATGTAGCCCGTCGGGTTGTTGGGAAAATTCAACAACACGATCAGCTTGTCGCGACCGGCAGCGTTGCGCTCGAGACTCTGCGCAAACCCGGGGACGTTGAACCCCTCTCCGTCAAAGAAGGGGAAGGTCTCGATCTTTGCACCAAAGTGATTTTCGAAACAGAGGCGATAGTTACCCCACAGCTTGTCGGGCAACAGCAGCACGTCGCCCGGGTCCGTAAACATCTCGGCCGCGAGTCCGAGACCGTGAGTGATTGCGCTGGTGGTGATCGGCTGGCCAAACGTCTTGCCCGCGAGGCTCGGATTTTCGGCCAGGAGTTTTTCGCGCCAGCGCTCGCGCAAACCCGGCTGCCCAGCCGGTGGGGCGTAGGGGTAGACATCCTTGGCCGGAAGGGACGAAAGGTGCTGGTTGATTGAATCCAGGAACATCGGGCCCCCACCCTCGGTGGCGATCCCAATGGTTGCGTTGAATCGATGTGCCTTGGCCTTGGCCTCTGCGGACTGGCTGAGGATCCCCTTCGGAAAATAGGCGCGCTGTCCGTAGCTGGACAGCATGGCGTAAATTTCGGGGGCGCTCTTCTCTAGCTCTTCGTTCAACTCAGCGGCAATGGAGTTCAATTTTTGCTCTGATGAGACGGTCTCGTTTACCGCAGTTTTTTCGCTGCTCATCCGGGGGCTTCCTTGCTGGAGTGTCGGCCGTGGAACCTACATCCGCAGGTGCAGAACGTCCATAAGATCGGCAAAGCCCCGCGCCCGCCAGAACCCCTGGCCCTCCGGGTTTTCGTGCGCGACATGAACTTCGACGCGTGCGACTCCCGACGCGCGGATCCAGTCGAGGCTCGCGTCCACCAACACCCCCGCGATCCCGCGTCGGCGCTCCGATTCCCGCACGCCGAGGTCGGTGATCTCCGCGCGCTCGGTCTCGCGCAGAATCGGCGGCGACTGATCGATGCGCACAATCAGCATTCCGGGAAGGTCGCCGAACTCGTCGTATACGAGGATCTGGGCGTCGGGATCGCGCTGTATCGCTCGCAGCAGTTCCCCCAAGGCGTCTTCCCCATCGGGACTCATGCTGAACAGGGGGTCGATCCCTCGATGATGGTCGGTAATGGCCGTCCACAGCGCAGCCACCCGGTCGAGATCCTTGGCCCCGGCCGAGCGCACGCACTCGGCTCGGGCGCGGCCCTTATGCTGCACGTTGTCAGCGGTTTCTTTTTCAGCGGTCAACGTCGACTACTTCCATTTTTTCTGGGTTTCCTTCGGATTCGCAAATTTGATCGATCCCGAACGCAGCATGATAAATGATCCGGTCTGGACGCCATCCCGAGAAAAACTCCCGGAAAGCCTCCCGGGAGCAGCCGGGTCCACGCTGATCCCCGCAGCACTGCGGTACTCCGTGATTCCGTCGAGGGGGACGCTGCGCGCGCTGCTCATTTGGTCGATGCGGCGAAAAATTGGTTGCTTCACAGGATCTTCTATCTCCCAGGTCTCGCTGTAGCCGATGACCGATGCCGATGTCTGGTTGAGCGTCCCACTCGAGCGGAAGCCGCTGGTGGGATCCCCCCGCAGACTCTTCGAACGCGTCCATTGTGGATTGACCGCCAGGCCCGCGGCGATTTCCTCGAGTTGGGCCGCATTGGGTTGCCAGGCCCCCGCCGATCGGATCGATCGCCCGCTCGCGAGCAACTCCTGGCGCCCGCGATCGTCGTCGAACAAGACCACTGGATACTCGGTCCACAGCAGCCGCGATCCCCGGTAGTCGAATGTCCAGACCTTGTCTTCCCACTGCTCGCCATCGGCCGCCCCCCCTGTGGTGTCGCGGTAGTGGACGACGATGTACCAGGTACCCAACAGATCAAATTTCTGGGGTTCGCTCGACTTGCCCGGGGCAGCAAGGCTCCCCGAGCCGATCAGGACCAGCGCCGTCAACGCGAATGCCAAGCCCCGGCATTGCGGAAATCTGCGCTGGGTGCTGTGGGCGCGGCTGCGGCGCATCGTTTCCCCTCGCTGATCGACTTGGGCGGGGTGCCCGAAATTGAAAGCGCACCGTGAGCGATCGCTCAGCAACTTTGGCAGAGCGATCGCGCACCAGCAACGAAGCACGATATGCGGGTGACACATCAAAGCCACAGCGATGCGGAATTAATTTTCCAACTATGAGAGGAAACCGGCGCCTCTGCTAGCTTCCCATATTGGCAGCCGCGTGTCGGTGTTGTGGGGCCGATTCGAGATCTTCCACGTTTTGCAATGACTTACAGAGCCTTCTGCCGGAGGGCGCCGATTTCTCACATTTGGCACGCAGCTTGCGCATCTGTTGCGTGGAGCATTGTGTTTAAATCACGACCCCGACGAGCGGAAACACTTCAGCGGATTCAGGGGAATGTTCTCGGATAGGCAGGGCGGCAATGGGGACTTCTTCGACATTGTGGATCATCCACAGGAACGCTCAACAGCGGGCTGCGCTCGCTCGCATCGCCGGTGCGGGGGACAACACCTTCCTGGGCGAGCCCTCCGATGAGCTGTTTGCGGCGGCGACTGCCGCCAACGTAGTCCTGCTCGCCCCTTCGGGCGACTTCGAGAGCGAGCTCGAGTTCGTGCACCGGTTCAGTCCGCGCTTGCGGGGCTGTACCTGGATCGTGCTCCCCCAGGCTTCCGACCTCGCCGAGGCGCGCCGACTGTTCGACAACTTGCCCGCGACGTTCCTGAAGTTTCCGCCCCAGCCCGATCGCCTGCGCAAATGCATTGCGGACGCAGAACATCGCCGCAGCGCAGGTTCACTTTCTCGACGTCGCGGCCGCGATCTGCTGGCCGCTCGGTTTTCCCGCTGGTTCATGGAGCTCGAGCTGCCGGACCTGCTGCGTGCCCTCGATCCAAAGCTCTGTCATCTCCCATTGCTGATCCGAGGAGAAGCGGGAACCGGGCGCGGTCTGGTCGCGAGGTACGTTCACGCGTTTGGCAGTACGGATGCTTCGGGCCTGCTGCACGTCCCCTGTGCCGGAGTGTCGAGTGAGCGCGAGTTGCTCGAGTTGATCGGCGAAGCGGGATCCGACCACAGCTGGAACCGCACGATCTGGCTCGAGGACGTCGACCGTCTGCCCGAGACCCTGCAGCTGCGGGTGCGGGATTGGATTGACTACGGCCTCCCCGAGGCGGTACTTCGAACGACCCGGGTGCGGTTCATCGCGTCGGCCCAGGACGAGCGAGACTATGGCTACCGCGACCTGTCGAGCGAGGACGATTTCGAGGCAGAAGCAAACCTGCCGCGCTTGAACCGCGGACTCGCCACGGCTCTCTCCGGGCTCGTCGTCTCACTCCCTTCCCTGCGCGAAAGAATCGAGTGCATCGTCAAATTTGTCGCGAACGCTTCCATTGCCTGGTCGGCCTCCCAGGGCGAGCGGCATCGCAGCTTTGGCGACGGGGCACTGCAAGAACTCGCCAGCTATCCCTGGCCCGGCAACATGGCTCAGCTCGAGTCGGTGGTGCATCGCAGCCTCTCGCATTCGAGCGCCAATCCCCTCGAGCCCCATCATCTGCGCTTCAGCGGCGACGCCCAGTTGCTCGCCGAATCCGAACTCCCCAGCGCAGAATTCGTCGACGATCCAACTCCCGAAGTCGAGCTGGAACCTGTTCAGCCCGCTGCTGAATCGGTAGCTGAGCCTGTTGCTGCGTTGAAACCTGTTGTTGTGTCAGGTGCTGTGTCAGATGCTGAGCCAGTTGTCGAGCCGTCTGTCCAGCCGATCGCCCCAGCGTCGAGCGCGAACGACGAGTCCATTCCCGAGGACTTCGCCCGGCCACGGCCAGCTGAGATCTGGTCCGATTCCTCTGTTCCTCACGAAGCGGGCGAACCGCACGAGGCCGATCCAGCACCCGACACGCAGCGGTTGGACTCCACGGTGACGGGGTTCGACAATGACGGCCTGCGACGCCTGGTCGGCGCCCTGGCCCACGAAGTTCGCAATCCCCTGGTGTCGATCCGGACGTTTTCCGAACTCTTGCCGGATCACTACAGAGAC
Encoded here:
- a CDS encoding aminotransferase class I/II-fold pyridoxal phosphate-dependent enzyme gives rise to the protein MNSIAAELNEELEKSAPEIYAMLSSYGQRAYFPKGILSQSAEAKAKAHRFNATIGIATEGGGPMFLDSINQHLSSLPAKDVYPYAPPAGQPGLRERWREKLLAENPSLAGKTFGQPITTSAITHGLGLAAEMFTDPGDVLLLPDKLWGNYRLCFENHFGAKIETFPFFDGEGFNVPGFAQSLERNAAGRDKLIVLLNFPNNPTGYMPTCAEGEGIVNALVGQAERGTKLVVLADDAYFGLFYHLGGESMTESLFGLLTNCHPNILAVKLDGATKELFVWGLRCGFITFGPGRSSGAAEACAVLEAKVRGMIRAGVSNASQLSQTLVQNALGSSDIAAERQLKLDVLCARASRVYEVARAPRYSESWRVYPFNSGYFMLIEVKGVEAERLRLHLLDEHGVGLIATGKHDLRVAFSCLETDDVEPLFEIVHKAIQELN
- a CDS encoding sigma 54-interacting transcriptional regulator; translation: MGTSSTLWIIHRNAQQRAALARIAGAGDNTFLGEPSDELFAAATAANVVLLAPSGDFESELEFVHRFSPRLRGCTWIVLPQASDLAEARRLFDNLPATFLKFPPQPDRLRKCIADAEHRRSAGSLSRRRGRDLLAARFSRWFMELELPDLLRALDPKLCHLPLLIRGEAGTGRGLVARYVHAFGSTDASGLLHVPCAGVSSERELLELIGEAGSDHSWNRTIWLEDVDRLPETLQLRVRDWIDYGLPEAVLRTTRVRFIASAQDERDYGYRDLSSEDDFEAEANLPRLNRGLATALSGLVVSLPSLRERIECIVKFVANASIAWSASQGERHRSFGDGALQELASYPWPGNMAQLESVVHRSLSHSSANPLEPHHLRFSGDAQLLAESELPSAEFVDDPTPEVELEPVQPAAESVAEPVAALKPVVVSGAVSDAEPVVEPSVQPIAPASSANDESIPEDFARPRPAEIWSDSSVPHEAGEPHEADPAPDTQRLDSTVTGFDNDGLRRLVGALAHEVRNPLVSIRTFSELLPDHYRDEEFRTRFAELVRADVLQIEKVVTRLQDLSQLAPAKRVPIDLPTSLERALDRHTELIQERHLLVLKELDRNQPFVMADETQLDRAFSGLFETALSMVPERGDFYLASKHNAQGHGGAPIVRVLLRYHNPSIGRPLSDILEDDGFRIEGITPTETALEFLIAEMIIKGQGGTMTLDSTDGQETVIVIDLPAVPD
- a CDS encoding GNAT family N-acetyltransferase; the protein is MTAEKETADNVQHKGRARAECVRSAGAKDLDRVAALWTAITDHHRGIDPLFSMSPDGEDALGELLRAIQRDPDAQILVYDEFGDLPGMLIVRIDQSPPILRETERAEITDLGVRESERRRGIAGVLVDASLDWIRASGVARVEVHVAHENPEGQGFWRARGFADLMDVLHLRM